A genomic segment from Actinoplanes sichuanensis encodes:
- a CDS encoding S8 family peptidase — translation MRPATRGAAILAGTAIAVTLSTPAFAGPTTGTVRYADSPTAVDGSYVVVFKSGEADRTRADRLTKRYGGSVDRVFGNAVEGYTAKLTAAQAARLAGDPSVASVEADQVVRIADTQTSAPWGLDRIDQRALPLNSTYDYTASSGVTVYVVDTGIRTTHSQFGGRASYGYDAVEGDNVAQDGNGHGTFVAGVAVGSTYGVAKSADVVGVRVLDNNGSGTTAGVIAGIDWVTANATPGRSVANLSLGGGASSTLDAAVRRSIAAGIPYTIAAGNSGVNAANTSPARVTEGLTVGATGNTDAKASWSNYGSVLDLFAPGVSITSSWRTGDSATYTGSGTSFSAPHVAGAVALYLADNPGASVTAVNAAIVNNATTGVVTGAGSGSPNRLLYTGAF, via the coding sequence ATGCGACCCGCCACCCGAGGTGCCGCGATCCTCGCCGGCACCGCCATCGCCGTCACCCTCTCCACCCCCGCGTTCGCCGGGCCGACCACCGGAACCGTCCGCTACGCCGACAGCCCCACGGCTGTCGACGGCTCGTACGTCGTCGTCTTCAAGAGTGGCGAGGCCGACCGGACCCGCGCCGACCGGCTCACCAAGCGGTACGGCGGCAGCGTCGACAGGGTCTTCGGCAACGCCGTCGAGGGCTACACCGCGAAACTGACCGCGGCCCAGGCCGCCCGACTCGCCGGCGACCCCTCGGTCGCGTCGGTCGAAGCCGACCAGGTGGTCCGGATCGCCGACACCCAGACGTCGGCCCCGTGGGGCCTGGACCGCATCGACCAGCGCGCCCTACCGCTGAACAGCACCTACGACTACACGGCGAGCAGCGGCGTCACGGTCTACGTGGTGGACACCGGCATCCGGACCACCCACTCGCAGTTCGGCGGCCGGGCGTCCTACGGCTACGACGCCGTCGAAGGTGACAACGTGGCGCAGGACGGCAACGGGCACGGGACCTTCGTCGCCGGGGTTGCGGTCGGCAGCACCTACGGGGTCGCCAAGAGTGCCGACGTGGTCGGTGTCCGGGTGCTCGACAACAACGGGTCGGGGACGACCGCCGGGGTCATCGCCGGCATCGACTGGGTGACCGCGAACGCGACGCCCGGCCGATCGGTCGCCAACCTGAGCCTCGGCGGCGGGGCCAGCAGCACCCTCGACGCGGCGGTCCGGCGGTCGATCGCGGCCGGCATCCCGTACACCATCGCGGCCGGTAACTCGGGGGTCAACGCGGCCAACACCTCGCCGGCCCGGGTCACCGAGGGTCTGACCGTCGGCGCGACCGGCAACACCGACGCGAAGGCGTCCTGGTCCAACTACGGTTCGGTACTCGACCTGTTCGCGCCCGGTGTGTCGATCACCTCGTCCTGGCGGACCGGCGACAGCGCCACCTACACCGGTAGCGGCACGTCGTTCTCGGCGCCGCACGTGGCCGGGGCGGTCGCGCTCTACCTGGCCGACAATCCGGGCGCCTCGGTGACCGCGGTCAACGCGGCGATCGTCAATAACGCCACCACCGGCGTGGTGACCGGCGCGGGCAGCGGCTCCCCGAACCGCCTGCTCTACACCGGCGCCTTCTGA
- the fliQ gene encoding flagellar biosynthesis protein FliQ, which produces MTDALVVEIALQAMTVAAKMAAPVLLTALAVGFAISLFQSVTQIQEATLSFVPKAVAIGAALLLTGNWMLREMMTFTTELFEKLPSMLS; this is translated from the coding sequence ATGACGGACGCGCTGGTAGTTGAGATCGCCCTGCAGGCCATGACCGTCGCCGCGAAGATGGCGGCGCCGGTGCTGCTCACCGCTCTCGCGGTCGGCTTCGCCATCTCCCTGTTCCAGTCGGTCACCCAGATCCAGGAGGCCACGCTCTCGTTCGTCCCGAAGGCGGTGGCGATCGGTGCGGCTCTGCTGCTCACCGGTAACTGGATGCTTCGCGAGATGATGACCTTCACGACCGAGCTGTTCGAGAAGCTCCCCTCGATGCTGAGCTGA
- a CDS encoding ABC transporter ATP-binding protein yields MSAIEVEKLTVRLDGSLIVDGVDLDVAEGEWVTVIGPNGAGKSTALRAIGGLLPFGGTIRWNGRAVSDMHRRERAKAVATVLQSPVVPPAVHVFDYVLLGRTPYIPPLGRESTADLAAADEALAALDLVPFAGRRLDTLSGGERQRVFLARALAQGAGILLLDEPTSALDIGHQQEVLELVDRLRAERGLTVLATMHDLSTAGEYADRMVLLSGGRVVAAGTPAEVLTEDNLGEFYRVKVRIIPGHHGPLVVPVRK; encoded by the coding sequence ATGAGCGCGATCGAGGTCGAGAAACTCACCGTGCGCCTGGACGGGTCGCTCATCGTCGACGGCGTCGATCTCGACGTCGCCGAGGGCGAATGGGTCACCGTGATCGGGCCCAACGGTGCCGGGAAGTCGACGGCGCTGCGGGCGATCGGCGGGCTCCTGCCGTTCGGCGGGACGATCAGGTGGAACGGGCGGGCCGTCAGCGACATGCATCGGCGCGAACGGGCCAAAGCGGTGGCCACGGTTCTCCAGTCGCCGGTGGTGCCGCCGGCCGTGCATGTCTTCGACTACGTGCTGCTGGGGCGTACCCCGTACATCCCGCCGCTCGGTCGAGAAAGCACCGCCGACCTGGCGGCGGCCGACGAAGCTCTCGCCGCGCTGGACCTGGTGCCCTTCGCCGGCCGTCGCCTGGACACTCTCTCCGGCGGTGAGAGACAGCGGGTCTTCCTCGCTCGCGCGCTGGCCCAGGGCGCCGGGATCCTGCTGCTCGACGAGCCGACCAGCGCCCTCGACATCGGGCACCAGCAGGAGGTGCTGGAGTTGGTCGACCGGTTGCGTGCCGAGCGTGGTCTGACCGTGCTCGCCACCATGCACGACCTTTCGACCGCGGGGGAGTATGCCGACCGGATGGTCCTGTTGTCGGGCGGTCGCGTCGTCGCCGCCGGCACGCCCGCCGAGGTGCTGACCGAGGACAATCTGGGCGAGTTCTACCGGGTGAAGGTCCGGATCATCCCCGGACATCACGGTCCGCTGGTGGTCCCGGTCCGCAAGTGA
- a CDS encoding FecCD family ABC transporter permease, with protein MGQSGGRRGGQGSRVSARRRPAGLRPAWLAAGVVAVLAATVLGLAFGSVSLPPGGVAVEMLNLIPGVRLDSGLSEREVAILTQLRLPRVVLGLLVGALLAVAGAAYQGAFRNPLADPHLLGVASGAGLGVTAVIVLGASGAADGLTDLPIGVPAAAFVGAVGAVTLTWLLGAAGGRDRSPATLILAGVAVSAFLSAAQTYLLQRHLESVRDVYSWMLGRLSTAGWHDVLVILPYAVVTCVIVLAQRRELDVLTVGDAEATSLGLHPQRSRYLLIVAASLGTAAAVSVSGLIGFVGIIVPHTLRLLAGPGNRALLPLSVLFGAAFLVLTDLLARTAGGDAEIPIGVVTAFLGAPFFVLVLRTSRTAPE; from the coding sequence ATTGGTCAAAGCGGTGGCCGACGCGGTGGGCAAGGTTCCCGCGTGAGTGCGCGCCGCCGGCCTGCCGGGCTGCGCCCGGCGTGGCTGGCGGCGGGCGTGGTCGCGGTGCTGGCCGCGACGGTTCTCGGCCTCGCCTTCGGCTCGGTCTCGCTCCCGCCGGGCGGGGTCGCGGTGGAGATGTTGAATCTCATTCCGGGGGTACGGCTGGACAGCGGCCTGTCCGAACGTGAGGTCGCCATCCTGACCCAGCTCAGGCTGCCGCGCGTGGTCCTCGGGCTGCTGGTCGGTGCTCTGCTGGCGGTGGCCGGCGCCGCCTATCAGGGCGCGTTCCGCAACCCGCTGGCCGACCCGCACCTGCTCGGCGTGGCATCGGGCGCCGGGCTCGGGGTGACCGCGGTGATCGTCCTCGGTGCGTCGGGTGCCGCCGACGGGCTGACCGACCTGCCGATCGGGGTGCCGGCGGCCGCCTTCGTCGGTGCCGTCGGTGCGGTGACGCTGACCTGGCTGCTCGGCGCGGCCGGTGGACGGGACCGCTCGCCGGCCACACTGATCCTGGCCGGCGTGGCGGTGTCCGCGTTTCTGTCGGCGGCACAGACCTACCTGTTGCAGCGGCACCTGGAGTCGGTACGGGACGTCTACTCGTGGATGCTCGGCCGGCTGTCCACGGCCGGCTGGCACGACGTACTGGTGATCCTGCCGTATGCGGTGGTCACCTGCGTGATCGTGCTGGCCCAACGCCGGGAACTTGACGTCCTGACCGTCGGCGACGCCGAGGCGACGAGTCTCGGCCTGCACCCGCAGCGCAGCCGGTACCTGCTGATCGTGGCGGCGTCGCTCGGCACCGCCGCCGCGGTCAGCGTGTCGGGGCTGATCGGGTTCGTCGGAATCATCGTGCCGCACACCCTGCGGCTGCTGGCCGGTCCGGGAAATCGGGCGCTGCTGCCGTTGTCGGTGCTGTTCGGAGCGGCGTTCCTGGTGCTCACCGACCTACTGGCACGGACCGCCGGTGGGGACGCGGAGATCCCGATCGGGGTGGTCACGGCATTCCTGGGCGCGCCGTTCTTCGTCCTGGTGCTGCGCACGAGCCGGACGGCCCCGGAATGA
- a CDS encoding ABC transporter substrate-binding protein: MKRLITAAIAASALFLTGCAGDDPQPTVTTTSGAPAAAYPVTVGTVTLPKRPEKIVSLSPTATEMLFAIGAGPQVTAVDDQSTYPAEAPKTDLSGFKPNAEAIAAKDPDLVVISGDSDGIVAQLGKLSIPVFVSPAAATLDDTYTEITELGTLTGHQAEATALNEKTATEIDTIVKSVPARGKPLSYYYELGPDLYSATSKTFIGSIFQRFGMTNVADAADPDGKLGGYPQLSQESLVESNPDTIFLADTKCCQQSADTVKARPGWSSITAVAKGQIYALDDDIASRWGPRTVELVKAVADAVGKVPA; the protein is encoded by the coding sequence ATGAAACGCCTGATCACTGCCGCGATAGCGGCCTCTGCACTGTTCCTCACCGGCTGCGCGGGCGACGACCCGCAGCCCACCGTCACCACCACTTCGGGTGCGCCTGCTGCGGCGTACCCGGTGACGGTCGGAACGGTGACCCTGCCGAAACGCCCCGAGAAGATCGTCTCGCTCAGCCCGACGGCCACCGAGATGCTCTTCGCCATCGGTGCCGGGCCGCAGGTCACCGCAGTCGACGACCAGTCGACCTACCCGGCCGAGGCGCCGAAGACAGATCTGTCCGGTTTCAAGCCGAACGCCGAGGCGATCGCGGCCAAGGACCCGGACCTCGTGGTGATCTCCGGTGATTCCGACGGGATCGTTGCGCAGCTCGGCAAGCTGTCCATCCCGGTCTTCGTGTCGCCCGCCGCGGCCACGCTCGACGACACCTACACCGAGATCACCGAGCTCGGCACGCTCACCGGTCACCAGGCCGAGGCGACCGCGCTCAACGAGAAGACGGCCACCGAGATCGACACGATCGTCAAGTCGGTGCCGGCCCGAGGCAAGCCGCTCAGCTACTACTACGAGTTGGGCCCGGACCTCTACTCGGCGACGTCCAAGACGTTCATCGGCTCGATCTTCCAGCGCTTCGGCATGACCAACGTCGCGGACGCCGCCGACCCGGACGGCAAACTCGGCGGATACCCGCAGCTGTCCCAGGAGTCGCTGGTCGAGTCGAACCCGGACACGATCTTCCTGGCCGACACGAAGTGCTGCCAGCAGTCCGCCGACACGGTCAAGGCACGGCCGGGCTGGTCCTCGATCACGGCTGTCGCCAAGGGGCAGATCTACGCCCTCGACGACGACATCGCCTCGCGCTGGGGACCCCGTACCGTCGAATTGGTCAAAGCGGTGGCCGACGCGGTGGGCAAGGTTCCCGCGTGA
- the lepB gene encoding signal peptidase I — protein MAEFDQAAGTAAALRWVVGGLRVAISERYARRPAVYRIAIGVLAVLLAAPFLVTVKYVPSGSMQPTMEIASRYLVDKAGFHLTGLDYGDVVIHPLPDFPERDTERRVLGFAGDRLDCRAGHLFRNDVAVDEPYLREGTVTECEPVTVPEGALYTLGDHREVANDSRLSGFVPADSVIGRVVLLS, from the coding sequence TTGGCCGAGTTCGATCAGGCGGCCGGGACCGCGGCGGCCCTGCGATGGGTGGTGGGCGGCCTGCGGGTGGCGATCTCCGAGCGGTACGCCCGCCGCCCCGCCGTCTACCGGATCGCGATCGGTGTCCTGGCTGTGCTGCTGGCGGCCCCGTTCCTGGTCACCGTCAAGTACGTGCCGAGCGGCAGCATGCAACCGACGATGGAGATTGCGAGCCGCTACCTCGTCGACAAGGCCGGCTTCCACCTGACCGGTCTGGATTACGGGGACGTGGTCATCCACCCGCTGCCCGATTTCCCTGAACGCGATACCGAGCGCCGGGTCCTCGGGTTCGCCGGCGACCGTCTCGACTGCCGGGCGGGTCACCTGTTCCGCAATGACGTGGCGGTGGACGAGCCCTATCTACGCGAGGGCACGGTGACCGAATGTGAGCCGGTCACGGTGCCGGAGGGGGCCCTCTACACACTCGGTGACCACCGGGAGGTCGCCAACGATTCCCGGCTCTCCGGCTTCGTACCGGCGGATTCGGTCATCGGTCGTGTGGTGCTGTTGAGCTGA
- a CDS encoding PadR family transcriptional regulator, which yields MPRTPHASPQTLRLFEALMKAPTTWRYGYDLSRETGLASGTLYPILMRLTEQSLLEAAWEPSDQPGRPPRHTYRLTGDGVALAKVRLADAAAKAAPRRTAAAKIVRPA from the coding sequence ATGCCGAGGACACCGCATGCCTCGCCGCAGACGCTGCGGCTCTTCGAAGCGCTCATGAAGGCGCCGACGACCTGGCGTTACGGGTATGACCTGAGCCGGGAGACCGGCCTGGCGTCCGGGACGCTCTACCCGATCCTGATGCGCCTCACCGAGCAGTCGCTGCTGGAGGCCGCCTGGGAGCCGTCCGACCAGCCCGGCCGACCGCCCCGGCACACCTATCGCCTCACCGGCGACGGTGTGGCCCTGGCCAAGGTCCGCCTCGCCGACGCCGCCGCGAAGGCCGCGCCCCGCCGGACCGCCGCCGCCAAGATCGTGAGGCCGGCATGA
- a CDS encoding DUF4229 domain-containing protein yields the protein MKPAVKYALGRLGLFLVVFAVLIPTTPLNILVKAMVALVAASGLSLILLRGWRDQSAEQFGEIAARRSAEKERLRSALAGDEVAAAEGDRVTAADIVEHAKRPGA from the coding sequence ATGAAGCCCGCCGTCAAGTACGCGCTCGGCCGCCTCGGCCTGTTCCTGGTCGTGTTCGCGGTGCTGATCCCGACGACTCCGTTGAACATCCTGGTCAAGGCGATGGTCGCGCTCGTCGCAGCGTCCGGCTTGTCGTTGATCCTGCTACGTGGCTGGCGCGACCAGTCGGCTGAGCAGTTCGGCGAGATCGCCGCCCGCCGCTCGGCGGAGAAGGAGCGGTTGCGCTCGGCGCTCGCCGGTGACGAGGTCGCCGCGGCCGAGGGCGACCGGGTCACCGCCGCCGACATCGTCGAGCACGCGAAGCGTCCCGGCGCCTGA
- the mqnE gene encoding aminofutalosine synthase MqnE, with translation MDAGLKRELEAKVYAGERLSREDGVALYACDDLAWLGRLAHHKRTVMNGDRVMFNVNRHLNLTNVCSASCAYCSFQRKPGEKDAYTMRIDEAVAKAKEMEDEQLTELHIVNGLHPSLPWRYYPKVLRELKAALPNVKLKCFTATEVQWFEKISGLSASEILDELMDAGLESLTGGGAEIFDWEVRQHIVDHACHWEDWSRIHRLAHEKGMKTPATMLYGHIEEPRHRVDHVLRLRELQDETGGFAVFIPLRYQHDFHDSQDGKVRNRIQERTTMAAPAESLKTFAVSRLLFDNVPHLKNFWVMHGLSVAQLSLNFGVDDLDGSVVEYKITHDADSYGTPSTMHRDDLLHLIWDAGFQPVERDTRYQVVREYDTAPSLAERRSEPQKIWA, from the coding sequence ATGGATGCGGGGTTGAAGCGGGAGCTGGAAGCGAAGGTCTATGCGGGCGAGCGGCTGTCCCGTGAGGACGGTGTCGCGCTCTACGCGTGTGACGACCTGGCCTGGCTCGGCCGGCTGGCACATCACAAGCGGACCGTGATGAACGGTGACCGGGTGATGTTCAACGTGAACCGGCACCTCAACCTCACGAACGTCTGCTCGGCCAGTTGCGCGTATTGCTCCTTTCAGCGCAAACCCGGCGAGAAGGACGCGTACACGATGCGCATCGACGAGGCCGTCGCCAAGGCCAAGGAGATGGAGGACGAGCAGCTCACCGAGTTGCACATCGTGAACGGTCTGCACCCGAGCCTGCCCTGGCGTTACTACCCCAAGGTGCTGCGCGAGCTGAAGGCGGCGCTGCCGAACGTCAAGCTCAAGTGCTTCACCGCGACCGAGGTGCAGTGGTTCGAGAAGATCAGTGGGCTGTCGGCGAGCGAGATCCTCGACGAGCTGATGGACGCCGGGCTGGAGTCGCTGACCGGCGGTGGCGCCGAGATCTTCGACTGGGAGGTCCGGCAGCACATCGTCGACCACGCCTGCCATTGGGAGGACTGGTCACGGATCCACCGGCTCGCGCACGAGAAGGGCATGAAAACCCCGGCGACCATGCTGTACGGCCACATCGAGGAGCCGCGACACCGGGTCGACCACGTGCTGAGGCTGCGTGAGCTCCAGGACGAGACGGGTGGGTTCGCGGTCTTCATCCCGCTGCGCTACCAGCACGACTTCCACGACTCACAGGACGGCAAGGTCCGTAACCGGATCCAGGAGCGCACCACGATGGCCGCCCCGGCCGAGTCGCTTAAGACGTTCGCGGTGTCCCGCCTGCTCTTCGACAATGTGCCGCACCTGAAGAACTTCTGGGTGATGCATGGTCTGTCGGTGGCCCAGCTGTCGCTGAACTTCGGTGTCGACGACCTGGACGGTTCGGTCGTCGAGTACAAGATCACCCACGACGCCGACTCGTACGGCACCCCGAGCACCATGCACCGTGACGACCTTCTTCACCTGATCTGGGACGCCGGTTTCCAGCCGGTCGAGCGGGACACTCGTTATCAGGTGGTACGGGAGTACGACACGGCGCCGTCGCTGGCCGAGCGCCGCAGTGAGCCTCAGAAGATCTGGGCCTGA
- a CDS encoding C40 family peptidase, with protein MRFARPRLRPLICSAAVAAAIAALFQPIPAMAEPLVPGTTTTVPDAGSQPVAIGNLVLPGAPVTTPTTPTPSLITPGVPASPILQKVEKGRAEIATLGDQLILVGQDRDLAQTQLTAATARVTETQQALVQARTVAQESAAAAMQQDAALPPGAIDSRWAELDALSRMQRGDATSSYEAAARRLIAAEEAARTSTTEQVAANTKYTALAAQWTQLNANLAKKQAAQTKLENDNRAEISAAESTANAADQQLGAEYLSGADAGRGADPRAVQALQFALAQRGDPYVWSEEGPDQYDCSGLMWAAYRSVGFQLNRVSRDQYYQTRERQVSRYSLLPGDLLFFSSSSSWTGIHHVAMYAGQGMMVEAPRTGLNVRLTPVRWSRLFAATRIYGSIEGETETPDLGSPDPDEPVTPTKSPSPSPSGSKSPGGVKPSTSTSTKPGTGTSPSTSTSPSTSTSPSTSTSPSSSPSPSGSSNPPVVPQPSAGESSKAPDTNTPSASVGTTTGSAAASASQAAAASGAAAASGSASGSASAGSGDN; from the coding sequence TTGCGTTTCGCGCGCCCTCGTCTACGCCCGCTGATCTGCTCGGCGGCGGTGGCGGCCGCGATCGCGGCGCTGTTCCAGCCCATCCCGGCGATGGCCGAGCCGCTCGTCCCCGGCACCACGACCACCGTGCCCGACGCCGGCTCCCAGCCCGTCGCGATCGGCAACCTGGTGCTCCCCGGCGCCCCGGTCACCACGCCGACCACACCCACGCCCTCACTGATCACCCCCGGCGTCCCCGCGAGCCCCATCCTGCAGAAGGTGGAGAAGGGTCGGGCCGAGATCGCCACCCTCGGTGATCAGCTGATCCTCGTCGGGCAGGACCGTGACCTCGCCCAGACGCAGCTCACCGCCGCGACCGCCCGGGTCACCGAGACCCAGCAGGCCCTGGTTCAGGCCCGCACCGTCGCGCAGGAGTCCGCGGCCGCCGCCATGCAGCAGGACGCCGCCCTCCCGCCCGGCGCCATCGACTCCCGCTGGGCCGAGCTCGACGCGCTGTCCCGCATGCAGCGGGGCGACGCCACCTCGTCGTATGAGGCGGCCGCCCGCCGTCTCATCGCCGCCGAGGAGGCGGCCCGGACCTCGACCACCGAGCAGGTCGCCGCCAACACCAAGTACACGGCGCTGGCCGCCCAGTGGACCCAGCTGAATGCGAACCTGGCCAAGAAGCAGGCCGCGCAGACCAAACTCGAGAATGACAATCGCGCCGAGATCAGCGCCGCCGAGAGCACCGCGAACGCGGCCGACCAGCAGCTCGGCGCGGAGTACCTGTCCGGTGCCGACGCCGGCCGGGGCGCCGACCCGCGGGCCGTGCAGGCCCTGCAGTTCGCGCTCGCCCAGCGCGGCGACCCGTATGTGTGGTCCGAGGAGGGCCCGGATCAGTACGACTGCTCCGGCCTGATGTGGGCGGCGTACCGCTCGGTCGGCTTCCAGCTCAACCGGGTGTCCCGCGACCAGTATTACCAGACTCGCGAGCGGCAGGTCTCCCGCTACTCGCTGCTCCCCGGCGACCTGCTGTTCTTCAGCTCGTCGAGCAGCTGGACGGGTATTCACCACGTCGCCATGTATGCGGGTCAGGGCATGATGGTCGAGGCTCCGCGCACCGGCCTGAACGTCCGGCTCACCCCGGTCCGGTGGTCGCGGCTGTTCGCCGCCACCCGGATCTACGGCTCGATCGAGGGCGAGACCGAGACGCCCGACCTCGGCAGCCCCGACCCGGACGAGCCGGTCACCCCGACCAAGTCGCCGTCACCGTCGCCGAGCGGCAGCAAGTCGCCGGGTGGCGTCAAGCCGAGCACCTCCACGTCGACGAAACCGGGCACGGGCACGTCGCCGAGCACTTCGACCTCGCCGAGCACCTCCACGTCGCCGTCGACGTCGACATCTCCGTCGAGCTCGCCGTCGCCGTCGGGCAGCTCGAACCCGCCGGTGGTTCCGCAGCCGTCGGCCGGCGAGTCGTCCAAGGCGCCCGACACGAACACCCCGAGCGCCTCGGTCGGCACCACCACCGGTTCAGCGGCGGCGAGCGCCTCGCAGGCGGCCGCCGCTTCCGGAGCCGCGGCCGCGTCGGGCTCCGCCTCGGGGTCCGCCTCGGCGGGTTCCGGTGACAACTAG